From one Melioribacteraceae bacterium genomic stretch:
- a CDS encoding PAS domain S-box protein, with translation MNEKINILFIVESAEIKKNILDLIDESKFSVLFKDRVSDAKLIPSNEEIDLIILEVRNKEVNSVEVSRANIAELINKQKSLILVSTNTFTEEHKNNYKEFDVIDYLSLPIDVEKFSSHLKIIYNCTKQLKEKNLEFAKLHKQLKQAEERFNNLLQNIPNGFISVYDRKYRFFFVDGNELPKLNLEKEKMIGKTISDVFPATVANKLMSFYEGVWRGNKVEFEFEYRDEFYLSAAAPIMDLTNTVTQIIVITQNITESKKNELSLRRSEEKFSSFMNHIPAGIFIKDFDGRYRFINRFNEETFGMHDWDGKKSEEFFGDSVISTFDYEQKRVIEEGKYISSTRVFDNEGNERIFNTQLFLIENEKGEKLIGGVSLDETEYHHAMARLEESEEKYRSIFENSVLGIFRTTSDGRIIEINDSLAKIYGYNSSTEMLQEVKNVLQMYANTEDRSELASQLSKNGYIHNYELLANHKDNYQKWVSINATAQLGPDGEVYFDGTIEDITDKKNYLATLKQKEQEFREIFNSSVDALFIQDISTGLIMDCNDRTVEMYGYSSKEEIIARTVANLSANVSPYDEIAAQNYINMARETGSCNFEWLAKKKTDENFWVEVNLKKTEIGGKDRILAIVRDINERKAAAKRLEESELKYRNLFENQLESFAYHEILLENDVPIDYRFIDVNNKFIEQTGLKSKNDIIGKRVLELWPRTEKYWIETYGEIALTGVPKVFEHFSSVHNRYYLVNAYSPQKGFFATSFLDITEKKKTELALRSSEEKLRAFFESDVVGTVSADIYGGIHNTNKKYLEIIGYSEEEVRSGKVRWNKITPEEFSELETAKIMEAKKHGSCKPYEKQYIRKDGTRIWVIIGFVLIGSAEEELIAFILDIQKMKENQLELERRNKFIQTVMDNLPIGVALNKIKEGSAFYENQKFNEIYGWPSDDIRNVEKFFELVYPDPKYRKEIMDRVISDMQSGDPQRMKWDNCIVTHKDGSKHIINAQNIPLPEQNIMVSTVIDVTAEKQIENLLKESEERYRVLVENAPDAIAIHTDGKIVFANPASKELLEADSQDEIIGLDLSKIIYHEDAADVKKRVEDLLKNDKPMYFIEERYVTLKGNIINAEVTAVPIIFNNKKSIQVIVRDISERKRAEIALKESEEKYRLLVNNQTDLVVKVNANGEFEFTSKSYCELFGKTEEELIGKQFIPLVHEDDVEHTLNEMKKLYEPPHRCYIEQRAKTTIGWRWLGWSDKAIVNDNGEVESIIGVGRDITERKEMEQQILAERNLAEMYLETAAVMMIALNNKGEVTMINREGSELLGYSKKYIIGKNWVENFVPQTNRERVSDILLKALAGELTLNEYVVNEVLCRHKKIKTIGWHNNILRNEDGNIIGVLSSGEDITESIRLQQNLESTNKELSELTKHIQDLRESERSKLAREIHDDLGQALTAIKLDLSLVKNYNDNLDAEIRKRVESAIMLVNHSIKTVQQITSELRPGLIDDLGLLPTIEWYANEFSDRSKIETNLTIQITEESIKEEQKITIYRILQESLTNVIRHAEAKKVNITLKKVDNNLVLAIADNGKGIPESEKKSMKSFGLIGMRERASSINAELEIESKLNKGTTVTLTVPL, from the coding sequence ATGAACGAAAAAATAAATATTCTTTTTATTGTAGAGTCTGCTGAAATAAAGAAGAACATTCTTGATCTGATTGACGAAAGTAAATTTTCGGTCCTCTTTAAAGATCGTGTAAGTGATGCAAAGCTTATTCCTTCAAACGAGGAAATAGATCTAATTATTCTCGAAGTCAGAAATAAAGAGGTAAACTCAGTTGAAGTCTCAAGAGCAAATATTGCAGAATTAATTAATAAACAGAAATCCTTAATACTTGTATCTACAAATACTTTTACGGAAGAACACAAGAATAATTATAAAGAATTCGATGTAATTGATTACTTGTCATTACCCATTGACGTAGAAAAATTCTCATCTCATTTAAAAATTATATATAACTGCACTAAACAACTCAAAGAAAAGAATTTAGAATTTGCTAAACTTCATAAACAACTCAAACAAGCAGAAGAAAGATTTAACAATTTACTACAGAATATTCCAAATGGATTTATTTCGGTTTACGATCGTAAATATAGATTCTTTTTTGTTGATGGGAATGAACTTCCGAAATTGAATCTCGAAAAAGAAAAAATGATTGGCAAAACAATTTCAGATGTTTTCCCGGCAACTGTAGCAAATAAATTAATGAGTTTTTATGAAGGTGTTTGGAGAGGTAACAAAGTAGAATTTGAATTTGAGTATCGAGATGAATTCTATTTAAGTGCAGCAGCGCCGATAATGGATTTAACTAATACGGTAACACAGATTATAGTTATAACGCAAAACATTACGGAATCGAAAAAAAATGAATTGTCTTTAAGAAGGAGTGAAGAGAAGTTTAGTTCATTTATGAATCACATCCCTGCCGGAATATTTATTAAAGATTTTGATGGACGTTACAGATTTATTAACCGGTTTAATGAAGAAACCTTTGGTATGCATGATTGGGATGGCAAAAAGTCAGAAGAATTTTTTGGGGATTCAGTCATAAGTACTTTCGATTATGAACAAAAAAGAGTAATCGAAGAAGGTAAATACATCTCATCAACAAGAGTTTTCGATAATGAAGGTAATGAGAGAATTTTCAACACTCAATTATTTCTAATTGAGAATGAAAAGGGAGAAAAATTAATTGGCGGAGTTTCTCTCGATGAAACCGAATATCATCATGCAATGGCAAGGCTTGAAGAGAGTGAGGAGAAGTATAGAAGTATTTTTGAAAATTCGGTACTCGGTATTTTCAGAACAACTTCTGATGGAAGAATAATCGAGATTAATGATTCGCTAGCAAAAATATATGGTTATAATTCATCAACAGAGATGCTGCAAGAAGTAAAGAATGTTCTTCAAATGTATGCTAATACTGAGGATAGATCAGAACTCGCTTCTCAATTATCTAAGAATGGTTATATACACAATTATGAATTACTAGCTAATCATAAAGATAATTATCAGAAATGGGTTTCTATTAATGCTACAGCTCAACTTGGTCCAGATGGCGAAGTCTATTTTGACGGAACCATAGAAGATATTACTGATAAAAAAAATTATCTGGCTACACTCAAACAAAAGGAACAAGAATTTCGCGAAATATTTAATTCGAGCGTAGATGCCTTATTTATACAAGACATCTCCACTGGATTAATTATGGATTGCAATGATAGAACAGTTGAAATGTATGGTTATTCTTCTAAAGAGGAGATTATTGCTAGGACAGTAGCAAATCTTAGCGCAAATGTATCACCTTATGATGAGATTGCTGCTCAAAATTATATTAATATGGCAAGGGAAACCGGAAGTTGTAATTTTGAGTGGCTTGCAAAAAAGAAAACTGATGAAAATTTTTGGGTTGAAGTTAATCTTAAAAAAACTGAGATCGGCGGCAAAGATAGAATTTTAGCAATCGTGCGTGACATAAATGAACGTAAAGCAGCAGCAAAAAGATTAGAGGAAAGCGAACTAAAGTATAGAAATTTATTTGAGAATCAATTAGAGTCTTTTGCTTATCATGAAATTCTTTTAGAAAATGATGTACCTATTGATTACAGATTTATTGATGTGAATAATAAATTTATTGAGCAAACAGGTCTTAAAAGTAAAAATGATATTATTGGTAAGCGAGTTCTAGAATTATGGCCTAGAACAGAAAAATATTGGATCGAGACTTATGGAGAAATAGCACTAACAGGTGTACCAAAAGTTTTTGAGCATTTTTCTTCAGTTCATAATCGATACTACTTAGTTAATGCGTACTCACCTCAAAAAGGATTTTTTGCAACTAGTTTTTTAGATATCACAGAGAAGAAAAAAACCGAACTTGCTTTAAGAAGTAGTGAAGAAAAGCTAAGAGCATTTTTTGAATCGGATGTTGTTGGCACTGTATCTGCCGATATATATGGTGGTATTCATAATACCAATAAAAAATATTTAGAGATAATTGGTTATTCTGAAGAAGAAGTAAGAAGTGGAAAGGTACGATGGAATAAAATAACACCGGAAGAATTTAGTGAGCTTGAAACCGCAAAAATTATGGAAGCCAAGAAGCATGGCTCATGTAAACCTTATGAGAAACAATATATTCGAAAGGATGGAACAAGAATTTGGGTAATCATCGGGTTTGTTTTAATCGGATCGGCAGAAGAAGAATTAATTGCGTTTATCCTAGACATACAAAAGATGAAAGAGAATCAACTAGAACTGGAAAGAAGAAATAAATTTATTCAAACTGTTATGGATAATCTTCCTATAGGTGTCGCCTTAAATAAAATTAAGGAAGGAAGCGCATTTTATGAAAATCAAAAGTTTAATGAGATATATGGCTGGCCTTCCGATGATATTAGAAATGTTGAGAAATTTTTTGAATTAGTTTACCCGGATCCCAAATATCGAAAAGAAATTATGGATAGAGTAATTTCTGATATGCAATCAGGAGACCCGCAGAGAATGAAGTGGGATAATTGTATTGTTACTCATAAGGATGGTAGTAAGCACATAATAAATGCACAGAATATTCCTTTACCGGAACAGAACATTATGGTTTCAACAGTGATTGATGTTACTGCGGAAAAACAAATTGAAAATCTCTTGAAGGAAAGTGAAGAAAGATACAGAGTATTAGTTGAAAATGCTCCGGATGCAATAGCAATCCATACAGATGGTAAAATTGTCTTTGCCAATCCAGCCTCCAAAGAACTACTTGAAGCCGATAGTCAGGATGAAATAATCGGTCTTGATTTATCAAAAATTATTTACCATGAAGATGCCGCTGATGTGAAGAAGCGTGTTGAAGATCTTTTAAAAAATGATAAACCAATGTATTTCATTGAGGAAAGATATGTTACCTTAAAAGGTAACATTATTAATGCTGAAGTTACTGCTGTCCCGATTATTTTCAATAACAAAAAATCGATTCAGGTAATTGTACGCGATATAAGCGAGAGAAAGAGAGCTGAAATTGCTCTTAAAGAAAGTGAAGAGAAGTATAGATTATTAGTAAACAATCAAACCGACCTTGTAGTAAAGGTTAATGCTAATGGCGAATTTGAATTTACTAGCAAATCATACTGTGAATTGTTTGGTAAGACTGAGGAAGAACTTATTGGTAAACAGTTTATACCTTTGGTGCATGAAGATGATGTTGAGCATACATTGAATGAAATGAAGAAATTATACGAACCTCCTCATAGATGTTACATAGAACAAAGAGCTAAGACAACAATTGGCTGGAGATGGCTTGGTTGGTCGGATAAAGCAATTGTAAATGATAATGGTGAAGTTGAATCAATTATCGGTGTTGGACGTGATATAACCGAGAGAAAAGAAATGGAGCAGCAAATTTTAGCTGAACGAAATTTAGCTGAAATGTATCTTGAAACTGCAGCGGTTATGATGATCGCTCTTAACAATAAGGGCGAAGTAACTATGATAAATCGTGAAGGATCGGAATTATTAGGGTATTCAAAAAAATATATAATTGGCAAAAACTGGGTGGAAAATTTTGTACCTCAAACAAATAGAGAACGCGTTAGTGATATTCTTTTAAAAGCACTTGCTGGAGAACTAACATTAAATGAATATGTCGTAAATGAAGTATTATGCCGACATAAAAAGATTAAAACCATCGGCTGGCATAATAATATATTACGTAATGAAGACGGGAATATAATTGGCGTATTAAGCTCGGGTGAAGATATTACTGAGTCCATTAGACTCCAGCAGAATCTTGAATCAACCAATAAAGAATTGTCCGAATTAACAAAACATATTCAAGATTTAAGAGAGTCGGAAAGATCCAAATTAGCCAGAGAAATTCATGACGATCTTGGTCAAGCTTTGACAGCTATTAAGCTGGATCTCTCGCTGGTTAAAAATTATAACGATAATCTCGATGCAGAAATACGAAAAAGAGTCGAGTCCGCTATTATGCTTGTAAACCATTCAATTAAAACTGTGCAACAAATTACAAGTGAACTAAGACCCGGACTAATTGATGATCTTGGATTATTACCCACAATAGAATGGTACGCAAACGAATTTTCTGATAGAAGTAAAATAGAAACAAATTTAACAATACAGATTACTGAAGAAAGCATTAAAGAAGAACAGAAAATAACGATTTATCGAATTCTTCAAGAATCATTAACAAATGTAATAAGACACGCCGAAGCAAAAAAAGTAAACATAACTCTTAAAAAAGTTGATAATAATCTTGTTCTAGCTATAGCCGATAATGGAAAAGGAATTCCGGAATCAGAGAAGAAAAGTATGAAATCATTCGGGTTAATCGGAATGCGGGAGAGAGCAAGTTCAATCAATGCCGAATTGGAAATTGAAAGTAAATTAAATAAAGGTACAACAGTAACCTTAACTGTGCCACTGTAA
- a CDS encoding response regulator transcription factor — translation MKALVADDHSIVRMGVKHILERHPVITTIFEASDGQEALKIIEENELDLVILDISMPVISGLEVLKRGLENKPEINFLILSMHAEKEYALRVLKNGASGYLTKDSLADDLHNAIDIVLEGKKYVSQNMSEILLHINEEKFEIPLHEKLSEREFDVFIKLATGKKLNEIAQELFLSIKTVSTYKTRLLDKMNLSSVAEITKYAIDHKLIK, via the coding sequence ATGAAAGCTTTGGTTGCCGATGATCACTCAATAGTTCGAATGGGTGTAAAACATATCCTTGAAAGACACCCTGTAATTACTACTATATTTGAAGCGAGCGACGGTCAGGAAGCATTGAAAATTATTGAGGAAAATGAACTTGATTTAGTAATCTTAGATATCTCAATGCCGGTCATTAGTGGATTGGAAGTTCTCAAAAGAGGGTTGGAAAACAAACCCGAAATTAATTTTTTAATCCTCAGTATGCATGCGGAAAAGGAATATGCGTTAAGAGTTCTTAAAAATGGAGCTAGCGGATATTTAACAAAGGACTCACTCGCGGATGATTTACACAACGCAATTGATATTGTGCTTGAGGGCAAAAAATATGTTTCTCAAAATATGTCCGAAATCTTACTCCATATAAATGAAGAAAAGTTTGAAATACCTTTACACGAAAAACTTTCCGAAAGAGAATTTGATGTCTTTATAAAACTAGCTACCGGTAAAAAATTAAATGAGATAGCCCAAGAATTATTTTTGAGTATTAAAACTGTCAGCACATATAAAACACGCCTATTAGATAAAATGAATTTATCCTCAGTTGCCGAGATTACAAAATACGCTATAGATCATAAGTTGATCAAGTAG
- a CDS encoding response regulator, which translates to MRILLVDDSKILQERILSIINECDFVQEVDQAYNTLEAKEKLIGSIYDIVISDIRMPGGGGLELLQFIKERHPDTKVIIMTNYPYPQYQNRASELGAEYFISKNEELENLASIICELNSPDIESNHN; encoded by the coding sequence ATGAGGATTTTATTAGTAGATGACTCAAAGATTTTACAAGAAAGAATTCTCAGCATCATTAATGAATGTGATTTTGTTCAAGAAGTTGATCAAGCCTACAATACTTTGGAGGCGAAAGAAAAACTAATTGGTTCCATTTATGATATTGTTATTTCCGATATCCGAATGCCCGGCGGAGGTGGGTTGGAATTATTACAATTTATTAAAGAACGTCATCCTGATACAAAGGTTATTATTATGACTAATTATCCTTACCCGCAATATCAAAACAGAGCTTCTGAACTCGGGGCTGAATATTTCATAAGTAAAAATGAAGAACTCGAAAATTTAGCAAGTATTATATGTGAATTGAATTCCCCAGATATCGAGTCAAACCATAATTAG
- a CDS encoding PAS domain S-box protein yields the protein MKIKELIVQKLVKKKALSVWASVVISILIIGAAFYYSNLKKDIEIDAYREMETICKLKVNQIESWHQERIDDLKIVSQSMILVQKLEEWFENRNDTLIRNSIRDRIEIIQKSKDYKNIFIVSIEGKVLLSLDKEHEFESFSDSELIKQSIDLQKIIVSDIFFCSIENDIQMDYIAPIFNKQNKIVALFIFRLDPKEYLFPLVEQWPIQSKSAETVLVKRMDDSVQFLNSPRHLQNNPLGLKVSLKDVNVSAVQAVLGSKGVYEGVDYRNIEVISYLSEIPGTSWFLISKIDKSEVYAELNYRAVTLIIFLLSLIFLTAVGFAWIYSIDKEKVYRQLFMREKEYTKSLMQFKTILYSIGDAVITTDKAGIVQQLNPVAERMTGWTEEAARGRNFDEVIQLINESSGELIENLVSKVLQKESIIEFSNHTFLKSKTQNEIPIASGGAPIIDEHNEIIGVVLVFRDQTFKYNTEKALRESESRYKGIYENAAIGIYQIDKGGNLILANPAFLKMIGVNTFNDIKGKALIRKGFASIESRARYKSILDEKGIIIDYEDKWKRTDGKEIYVLESARAIHDENNELIFYEGVVLDITELKLATKELTSARDKAIAMEKIKSEFLAQMSHEIRTPLNAMLSTIDYVRDEVKDKLSFDAQTVFNIIDNSGKRIIDTIQSILNMSELQSGSYEIIKSKFDLVADIINPVIDLYAQKIVEKKVKLKFEKPDEDFILQSDFYSTEQIFKNIFDNAVKFTKQGSITVRLSKVKSQFELAIIDTGIGISPEYLSKIFDPFTQEYQGYSRPYDGCGLGLAITRKYCELDNIELKIDSIRGKGTEVTLIFKNSDLL from the coding sequence ATGAAAATAAAAGAATTAATAGTACAAAAATTAGTTAAGAAAAAAGCATTATCTGTTTGGGCCTCGGTAGTAATATCTATACTGATTATTGGTGCTGCATTTTACTACTCAAATCTTAAGAAGGATATAGAAATTGATGCATATAGAGAGATGGAAACAATTTGTAAACTCAAGGTCAATCAAATTGAAAGCTGGCATCAAGAGAGAATAGATGATTTAAAAATCGTGTCACAATCTATGATATTAGTTCAAAAATTAGAAGAATGGTTCGAAAATAGAAATGATACTCTGATAAGAAATTCAATTCGAGACAGAATAGAAATTATACAAAAATCTAAAGATTACAAGAACATTTTCATTGTATCAATTGAAGGGAAAGTATTACTATCGCTTGATAAAGAGCATGAGTTTGAATCGTTCTCAGACAGTGAATTAATAAAACAATCCATAGATCTCCAAAAAATAATTGTCTCGGATATCTTCTTCTGCTCGATAGAGAATGATATTCAAATGGATTACATTGCACCTATTTTTAATAAGCAAAATAAAATTGTAGCATTGTTTATTTTTCGGTTGGATCCGAAAGAATATCTTTTCCCGCTTGTAGAACAATGGCCCATCCAAAGTAAATCTGCGGAAACTGTTTTAGTGAAACGAATGGATGATAGTGTTCAATTCTTAAATAGTCCGCGTCATCTTCAAAATAATCCTCTTGGTTTGAAAGTAAGTTTGAAGGATGTCAATGTGTCAGCAGTACAAGCCGTATTAGGTTCAAAAGGTGTTTATGAAGGCGTTGATTATAGAAATATTGAAGTTATTTCTTATTTATCTGAAATACCCGGTACAAGCTGGTTTTTAATTTCAAAAATTGATAAAAGTGAGGTTTATGCTGAGCTTAATTACAGAGCTGTTACTTTAATTATCTTTTTATTATCTCTAATATTTTTAACCGCGGTAGGCTTCGCTTGGATTTATTCTATTGATAAAGAAAAAGTTTACCGTCAGTTGTTTATGCGGGAAAAAGAATATACAAAATCACTCATGCAGTTTAAAACTATACTCTATAGTATTGGTGATGCTGTTATTACAACAGATAAAGCCGGGATCGTTCAACAATTAAATCCGGTTGCTGAGAGGATGACCGGCTGGACCGAAGAAGCGGCAAGAGGAAGAAATTTCGACGAAGTAATTCAATTAATTAATGAATCTTCCGGCGAATTAATTGAAAACCTGGTTAGTAAAGTACTGCAAAAAGAAAGTATAATTGAATTTTCTAATCATACATTCCTAAAATCAAAAACACAAAATGAAATCCCGATTGCTAGCGGTGGCGCACCGATTATAGATGAACATAACGAAATTATTGGTGTTGTTCTTGTCTTTCGTGATCAAACATTTAAGTATAATACCGAGAAAGCTCTTAGAGAAAGTGAATCAAGATATAAAGGGATTTATGAAAATGCCGCTATAGGTATCTACCAAATTGATAAGGGTGGTAATTTAATCTTAGCTAATCCGGCTTTTTTAAAAATGATAGGTGTAAATACATTTAATGATATTAAAGGCAAAGCACTTATAAGAAAAGGATTTGCTTCAATTGAATCCCGCGCTAGGTATAAATCAATACTAGATGAGAAAGGAATTATTATTGACTATGAAGATAAGTGGAAACGTACCGACGGCAAAGAAATTTATGTGCTGGAATCAGCTAGAGCAATACACGATGAAAACAACGAACTTATTTTTTATGAAGGTGTTGTACTTGATATCACAGAACTTAAGTTGGCTACTAAAGAGTTGACTTCTGCTCGTGATAAAGCTATCGCAATGGAAAAAATCAAATCTGAATTTCTTGCACAAATGTCTCATGAAATCAGAACTCCTTTGAATGCGATGTTGAGCACAATTGATTATGTAAGAGATGAAGTAAAAGATAAACTAAGCTTTGATGCTCAGACTGTATTCAATATCATAGACAATTCCGGTAAAAGAATAATTGACACTATTCAATCAATTCTTAATATGTCCGAATTACAATCCGGTAGTTACGAAATAATAAAATCTAAGTTTGATTTAGTAGCAGACATTATAAATCCGGTTATTGATTTGTATGCCCAAAAGATAGTTGAGAAAAAAGTAAAACTTAAATTCGAAAAGCCCGACGAAGATTTTATTTTACAATCTGATTTTTATTCAACCGAACAAATCTTTAAAAACATTTTTGATAACGCAGTAAAATTTACCAAGCAAGGAAGCATAACTGTTCGATTAAGCAAAGTGAAATCGCAATTTGAACTTGCAATCATCGATACGGGAATTGGAATTTCACCTGAATATTTAAGTAAAATTTTTGATCCGTTCACTCAAGAGTATCAAGGTTATTCACGTCCATATGACGGATGCGGACTTGGCTTAGCCATAACAAGAAAGTACTGTGAGTTGGATAATATTGAGTTAAAAATTGATTCTATAAGAGGAAAGGGAACTGAGGTCACTCTTATTTTCAAAAATTCTGATCTACTTTAG
- a CDS encoding tetratricopeptide repeat-containing sensor histidine kinase, with protein sequence MNYYTELSWNLREKDTESAIKYGKIAIHLADSLKLIKEYGRASNFVGAINIHYLYNNSAAIPYFHKALEAALLTNDSTSIGYVYNNLGDAYYLTGNSALALDYANLSMKIFQSINDSIGIAYCHINFGLVNRFEKQFDLALEHFYKALEVRIKVNNAIGIASAYYEIALTHFYNEEFETALNFFQKSLKLNQELDNKRWMAFNYNGLGDIYTHYGDYKEALQMYDESIKLNQERNHEYGIISNLLGKALVHSRLRQINLGKSELNEALQIARKLKVSQKLLEVHEAFIKFYLNINDVDSVESHFERYTAVYDSIYSKQQFETLSEVQSKFTINQNLEKINRNLELQQQEERYLITTILFLLILVSAVLFKYRVNKKRNKELKQLNATKDKLFSIIAHDLRNPFFSLMGQIDLLKDKTLSTEDREQIITNLDQTTKKTYTLLENLLNLSASKRGKIEYSPTLLNLENIIAEIIDSLDPQLKNKSIIIETDLQQKVIKADKTMLEIVFRNLITNAIKFNKVGGKIIVTSVIKNNFVNIKVIDTGIGIDPKDQKIILSEDFVNSQVGTAGEKGTGLGLSLCKEFIQKHNGKLKINSELGKGSEFIITLPQNI encoded by the coding sequence GTGAATTATTATACAGAATTATCGTGGAATCTCCGCGAAAAAGATACTGAATCCGCTATAAAATACGGTAAGATTGCAATCCACTTAGCTGACAGTTTAAAGTTAATAAAAGAATATGGACGTGCCTCGAATTTTGTCGGTGCAATAAACATTCATTACTTATATAACAATTCTGCAGCAATACCTTATTTTCATAAAGCGCTTGAAGCTGCTTTATTGACAAATGATTCGACAAGCATCGGTTATGTTTACAACAATTTGGGTGATGCTTATTATTTAACGGGTAACTCCGCACTCGCTTTAGATTATGCAAACTTATCAATGAAAATATTTCAAAGTATAAATGACTCAATCGGTATTGCGTATTGCCATATTAACTTTGGATTAGTTAACCGATTTGAAAAGCAATTTGACTTAGCTTTAGAACATTTCTACAAAGCTTTAGAAGTTCGGATTAAAGTTAATAACGCAATCGGAATTGCATCGGCTTATTATGAAATCGCATTAACTCACTTTTATAATGAAGAGTTCGAAACAGCATTAAATTTTTTCCAAAAGTCACTTAAACTCAACCAAGAACTGGATAACAAACGTTGGATGGCATTCAATTATAACGGGCTGGGAGATATCTATACTCATTACGGTGATTATAAGGAAGCTCTTCAAATGTATGATGAATCGATAAAGCTAAATCAAGAAAGAAATCATGAATATGGTATTATAAGTAATTTATTAGGAAAGGCATTAGTGCATTCGAGACTTAGACAAATCAATTTAGGGAAAAGTGAATTAAATGAAGCTTTGCAAATTGCTAGAAAGCTAAAAGTCTCGCAAAAACTTTTAGAGGTTCATGAAGCATTCATAAAATTTTACTTGAATATAAATGATGTTGATTCGGTTGAGAGTCATTTTGAAAGATATACTGCTGTTTATGATTCGATTTATTCTAAACAACAATTTGAAACACTGAGTGAGGTACAGAGTAAATTTACAATCAATCAAAATTTAGAAAAGATTAACCGAAATCTTGAATTACAACAACAAGAAGAAAGATATTTAATTACAACAATTCTGTTTTTATTAATACTTGTGTCTGCAGTACTTTTTAAGTATAGAGTAAACAAAAAACGTAATAAAGAATTGAAACAGCTTAACGCTACTAAGGATAAACTATTTTCTATAATCGCGCATGATTTGAGAAATCCGTTCTTTTCATTGATGGGACAAATAGATCTGTTGAAAGATAAGACACTTTCAACTGAAGACAGAGAACAAATAATTACTAACTTAGACCAGACCACAAAAAAAACTTATACACTGCTTGAGAATCTATTGAATTTATCGGCATCAAAAAGAGGCAAAATTGAATACTCCCCTACTCTCCTAAATTTAGAAAACATTATTGCTGAAATAATTGATTCACTTGATCCGCAGCTTAAGAATAAATCAATTATAATTGAAACTGATCTTCAACAAAAAGTAATTAAAGCCGATAAGACTATGCTGGAAATAGTTTTTCGAAATTTAATAACAAACGCCATCAAGTTTAATAAGGTGGGAGGCAAAATTATTGTTACATCCGTTATCAAGAATAATTTTGTAAATATAAAAGTAATTGATACCGGAATAGGAATTGACCCGAAGGATCAAAAAATTATTTTATCTGAAGATTTTGTTAACTCACAAGTTGGAACTGCCGGTGAAAAAGGTACTGGACTTGGACTAAGTCTCTGTAAAGAATTTATTCAAAAACATAATGGGAAGTTGAAAATTAATTCAGAACTTGGGAAAGGATCAGAATTTATTATTACACTTCCACAAAATATATAA